In the Methanococcus voltae PS genome, one interval contains:
- a CDS encoding minichromosome maintenance protein MCM produces the protein MNSEILSKEIESLKNNKSNLKDYFRYKYSNDIIYDKNNVLIDLEDLQKNGFFKEIDLMESNPKEVLSIIRDAYLDAYESLKTVRKDINIVPYHVPESINKNNKNKPVTIEDIKSNKLGKLVEFEGVITVSTKIKSALKKAKFICPKCGNIINTNIENPFEGYIEPMCSNKNCGELMNLNEENSEYIDYQELKIQQPLDLMEDPEEPPKYITVLLENSPGIYCGRVKITGIPVKSQKNKKIPIYDIIVKGLNCEIIDNKLEAILTEEDIEKIERVSKNKDVINILSERLIPEIKGYSTIKKAILLQQIKGVKKGSKRADSHVLLITDPGIGKSVMLRKIAEIPGNVYGSATTASGVGLTAAVVREKTEIGDDTWVIKPGLLVKANKGTACIDELTVNRDLQSYVLEAMESQTIHINKGGINTKLSSECSILAACNPKWGRFDNNEAVSEQINIPAPMLSRFDLIFPLKDEPDRARDKEIGKHIINIHKAFLDKNIKQNMKLDNIIIDDVLIDNDFIIKYIIYARQKKPIISEDAENILVEYYTNMRKSSVQITARQLEATIRIAEAHAKARLHDEVEELDAVEAINIITESLKEIAYDPETNSFDIGKVTGVSKKDVNYMKSVYNIIKNLSNELDTELVIYEDIVERANKETIDENQVKIALKKLKQVGDIYEPKNRKYRIM, from the coding sequence ATGAATTCAGAAATACTATCAAAAGAAATAGAGTCTTTAAAAAATAACAAAAGCAATTTGAAAGATTATTTTAGATATAAATATAGTAATGATATAATTTATGATAAAAATAATGTTTTAATCGATTTAGAAGACTTGCAGAAAAACGGTTTTTTTAAAGAAATAGATTTAATGGAAAGTAATCCTAAAGAGGTCTTAAGTATTATTCGTGACGCTTATCTAGATGCATACGAATCTTTAAAGACCGTTAGAAAAGATATTAATATAGTACCATACCATGTACCAGAATCCATTAATAAAAATAATAAGAACAAACCAGTTACTATTGAAGATATTAAAAGTAATAAATTAGGAAAATTGGTTGAATTTGAAGGCGTAATAACAGTGTCTACAAAAATAAAATCAGCCTTGAAAAAAGCAAAATTTATATGCCCTAAATGTGGCAATATTATAAATACCAATATAGAAAATCCATTTGAAGGATATATAGAACCAATGTGTAGTAATAAGAATTGTGGAGAATTAATGAATTTAAATGAGGAGAATTCAGAATATATTGACTATCAGGAATTAAAAATTCAGCAACCTTTAGATTTAATGGAAGATCCTGAAGAACCACCAAAATATATAACCGTTTTATTGGAAAATTCACCGGGTATTTATTGTGGTCGAGTAAAAATAACAGGGATTCCAGTTAAATCTCAAAAGAATAAAAAGATACCAATATATGACATAATCGTAAAAGGATTAAATTGCGAAATTATAGATAATAAATTAGAAGCAATTCTCACTGAAGAAGATATTGAAAAAATTGAAAGAGTAAGTAAGAATAAAGATGTAATAAATATATTATCCGAAAGACTAATTCCTGAAATTAAAGGATACTCTACAATTAAAAAAGCCATATTATTACAACAGATAAAAGGCGTAAAAAAAGGAAGTAAAAGAGCCGATAGTCATGTTTTATTAATAACAGACCCAGGTATTGGTAAATCAGTTATGTTAAGGAAAATAGCAGAAATACCTGGTAATGTATACGGTTCTGCCACTACTGCATCAGGTGTTGGTTTAACTGCTGCAGTTGTACGGGAAAAAACAGAAATAGGCGACGATACATGGGTTATAAAACCAGGTCTTTTAGTTAAAGCAAATAAAGGCACTGCATGTATTGATGAGTTAACAGTGAATAGGGATTTGCAAAGTTATGTTTTAGAAGCCATGGAAAGCCAAACGATACATATCAACAAAGGTGGTATAAACACAAAATTATCATCAGAATGTAGTATTCTTGCGGCTTGTAACCCTAAATGGGGTAGGTTTGATAATAATGAAGCAGTTTCTGAACAGATTAACATTCCTGCACCTATGTTAAGTAGATTCGATTTGATATTCCCCTTAAAAGACGAACCAGACCGTGCAAGGGATAAAGAAATTGGAAAACATATTATAAATATACATAAAGCATTTTTAGACAAGAATATAAAACAAAATATGAAATTAGATAATATAATAATTGATGATGTATTAATTGACAATGATTTTATAATAAAATATATTATATATGCTAGACAAAAAAAACCAATAATTTCAGAAGATGCGGAAAATATTCTTGTAGAATACTATACAAACATGAGAAAAAGCTCTGTTCAAATTACTGCTAGACAATTAGAAGCTACAATTAGAATTGCAGAGGCTCATGCCAAAGCAAGACTTCATGACGAAGTTGAGGAGCTAGATGCAGTAGAAGCTATCAATATAATTACAGAATCTTTAAAAGAGATAGCTTATGACCCAGAAACTAATTCATTTGATATTGGTAAGGTAACAGGAGTATCTAAAAAAGATGTAAATTATATGAAATCAGTATATAATATAATAAAAAATCTTTCAAATGAATTAGATACAGAATTGGTAATTTATGAAGATATTGTAGAAAGAGCAAATAAGGAAACTATTGACGAAAATCAAGTTAAAATAGCTTTGAAAAAATTAAAGCAAGTCGGTGACATATACGAGCCGAAAAACAGAAAGTACAGAATTATGTAA